Genomic window (Chloroflexaceae bacterium):
CTACATTCGCCATGTGAGCCACGAACGCCGCGCTGAGGAAGTGCGCGCCCTGAGCGCCGAAGCCCGGCGCCTCAATGTGCCAATGGTGCTGGCCCCCACGACAGATGCCCTGGCTGCCGATGCCGCCAGCCGCGGGTTGATTGCCGGCCCGGCGGGGTAGAGCCGGCCCGCCGGGCCTCGCAAGAGGCAAGGAGGTATGGATAACAACCCTGATCTTTCCAGGCAGGTTGAAAACCTGCACGTGCGTGAACTGACCCCGCTCCAGCCGCCGCTGGAGTTGAAACACGAGTTGCCTCTCACTCCGACCGCCGCCCGCACGGTGACTACCGCCCGCGAGGTGATCCGGCGCGTGCTGCGTGGCGAGGATCGGCGACTCCTCGTGGTCATTGGCCCGTGTTCCATCCATGATCCCGAAGCCGCCCTGGAGTACGCCCGCCGCCTGCGCCGCATCCAGGATGATCTCAGCACGCAACTGGTGCTCATTATGCGCGCCTACCTGGAGAAGCCCCGCACCACCGTCGGCTGGCGCGGTCTAATCAATGACCCGCATCTGGACGGTTCGTTTGATATGCAATCCGGACTGCACATCGCTCGCCGCTTGCTGATGGAGATCAATGAACTCGGCATCCCGGTGGCTACCGAGATGCTCGACCCGATCAGCCCGCAGTACCTGGACGACCAGATCAGCCTGGCCACCATCGGCGCGCGCACCAGCGAGGCCCAGACCCACCGGGCGCTGGCCAGCGGCGTCTCGATGCCGGTAGGCTTCAAGAACGGCACCGACGGCGGCATCGAGGCGGCGGTCAACGCCTGCGTCTCCGCCGCTGCATCCCATAGCTTCCTGGGCATTGATGATCGCGGGCGCAGCGCGGTGGTGAAGACCACCGGCAACCCTGATAGCTTTGTCATTCTGCGCGGGGGGCGCCACGGCCCCAATTACTACCCCGAATATGTTGTGCGGGCCGCGCGCCTGATGCGTGAAGCGTCGCTCCGTCCCGCCGTGATGATTGATTGTAGCCACGGCAACGCTGGTGGAGACTACCGGCGCCAGGAGACGGTCTGGTACAACGTCGTCGAGCAGGTAATTCACGGGCCAACCCCGATCATCGGGATGATGGTCGAGAGCAATCTGGAGGAGGGCAAACAGCCATTTGTGGCCGATCGGTCGAAATTGCGCTACGGCGTCTCCGTGACCGATGGCTGCGTGGGCTGGGCCGCCACGGAGTTGATGCTCCACGAGGCGCGCCTGGCGCTGGAACGGGCGCGGTAGCGGCCATCAGGCGGCGGAGGCGGTCGCCCCTGCCTGATCCGGCCCTGGACCACGGGTCGCGGCAAGACAGAAGGCTGCCCGGCATAACTATGTTTTGACATAACGCGCAATCATGTAACTGTCAGGGGTATACTGGAGAGGAATGCAGCACGCAACCGGCAAGTCTGGTTGCACATTTTTTGTTGGAAGAGATTCTCCCAGTACAATCGCAACTTGCAGCGATAAACCATTTGCTTAGAATATGCTATGACCGACGAGCCACGATCGAACAAGCCGCCGGAGAGCAACGCCCTGGCCTACTGGGCGATTATCGGCACCTCGGCGTTGCTCTGCTTCGCCTGGCTGCTTACCGGCAGTCTGATGTTGACCCTGGCGATCATCGCGCTGGGCCTGTTGCACCTGGCGCGCCACTTCCCCGAAGCCGAGCAGTTTGTGCAGTCCGATCCCGTCCTGATATGGTTGCGTCGCATGTCGCCGCTCATCGTGATCGGGATCGCCACCCTGGTGCTGGCAACGCGCTATCTGCGCTAGCCGGCTTCGCTGCGCTGTCGGGAGCAGAAACGAGCGTTCCTGAGAAACGCAGCCCTTGCCGAATCTCCCAGCGGACATCATCCCTTCTTCACCTCGCCCTCAGCCGGGCGTCGTCCGGCGACGCGCTGATCCGTGCTAGAATTGGGCGTTTACGCGAACGGCCCATGGCTGTTCGCGCCTTGAGCACCGATGGCGGCTGATGCCATGGTTTCACGACGACTGCTTCTCGGCGCGACGATGGTCAGTCTGCTGGTTGGCGTCCTGGGCGCGCTGATCTACGTGCAACAACGGGTCGCCCGGTGCGCCTTCGTGCCTATTGTTGCCGCCGAGTTGCTGCCTAATGCCGGCCTGGTCCCCGCTGAGGCCACAGGTATGCCCGCTGGCTGGCAGCGCCGCTCCGGGGGGGTGGAACTGCGCGGCCCCGCGGTTGACGGGCAGGGCTTTGACCTCGACGGCGACGGGCGGGCCCTGCAGTTGCTCGGCATCGCCAATTACGTGCAGACTCCGCCCATTCCGGTGCAGCCCGGCGAACGCTACTGTTTCAGCGGCTTCTCTCTCACCGACTCCGAGCAGCGATCCCCTACCCGCGCGCGCCTGGTCTTCGACTGGCGCGATGCTTCCGGGGCAACCGTCGGCGAGGCGGCGACTCTCTGGCAGCCCGTGACCCTCTGGACGCCGGAGGCGCCACCCCGCGACTGGTCGCGGCTGCAGGGCAGTTTCGTCGCCCCGCCCGAGGCGCGTTCCCTCGTGGTGCGCATCGAGCCGGCTTCGGATGACCGGATCTACCTCGATGCAATGCGCGCCCGCCGTGGGGGCGCCGCCCTCGCCGGTCTGGCCGCGCCCGCGCCCGCGATCGCTGCCGAGCCGCCCCGCGTGGCGGCCTGGCCCCTGGGCCGTCAGGCCGCTGTGGCCTTCACCTTTGACTGGGAAACCGCCATGGGCGGTCTGATCCACTCGCGCTCGGTCGGCGACCCCAACTACGATAAGGACCCCGAGGCGCGCGGGCTAAGGATGCGCGAGGGGGTCACCACCACGCTGCAACTCTTCCGGCCCTACGGCGTGCGCGCCACCTACTACGCTACTGGCTATAACTTCCTCACCGGCAATCTCGAGCGCCGCCGTTTCATGGGTGACCCGGTGTTCGCCTGGGCCAGTCCGGCCAATGGCTGGGTCACCGATCGCTGGACGTATACGCCCTGGTTCGCTGATGATCCCTTCGGCACCTATCGCAGCCATCCGGCCTGGTACTTCGGCGACCTGATCCAGTCCCTGCGCGATGCCGGCCATGAGATCCAGAGCCATACCTTCAGCCACCTCTATGGCGGTCTGGCCGACGCGGCCACCTGGGCGGCCGACCTGCAAGCCTGGAACCAGGCGGCCGCCGAACGTGGCGTCGCCCCGGCCACCTCCCTTGCCTTCCCCTGGAGCGGCAGCGCTGGCATGAGCGACGCTAACTGGGACGTGCTCGAACGGGGCGGAATCCGCAGCGTTACCCGGCTGAGTAACCAGATGCAGTACAATCTGTTTCCGACCGATGCCGACGGCGTGACGCTCGAGCCGCGCTGCCGCTGGCTGCCGGGCCGTGAGGAACGCATCCTGGCCTGTCCCGACTTCTACCTGACCCCTGAGCGCGTTGGCCTGGCCCTGCGACAGATCGAACGCGCCGTCGCCGCCGGGGGCGCGATTGACCTCTGGGCGCACACCGAGGAGGTCACCTCGCCCGAGCAGATCCGGGCATGGGAAGAGGTGGTAGGGCGCGTTGCGCGCGACCGGCGCCTCTGGGTGGCGCCCCTTGGCGAAATCGCCGCCTGGCAGGCCGCCCTCGCCGCCGTGAGGGTCGAACCGGTCGCCGCGCAGCCGGACGAGGAAGGCGTCATTACCGTGCGTCTCATCAATCCTGGCGCCGCCGATCTCGCCAATCTCGCCCTGCAACTGCCCGCGAACACACGGCGCGTGACGGTCAATGGCGATGAGTTGGTCCGCTACGAACAGGGGCTTCCCGCCGGACGGGGATGGTGGCTCGCTGCTGGCCTTGCCGCCTTCGATCTGCCCGCCGGACAGACGGCGGAGGTACGGATATGGGTGACGCCGTGAGTTCGTGTCATCAGCGTGAGGCTCGCCATGGCCAGGACGTTTGAGCAAGGCGCGGGTCCCCTGGCGCGTCTGCGCGCGAGTTTCGGGTTGCTTGGCGCGCCGCTGCTGGGCATGAAGCTGTACCACTGGCTATGGCTCCTGCTGGCAATCACCGGCACCCTCGCCGTCGCCGCGCCACGGGCGCTCTCCCAGCCGGTGATCTACGTCGCCCAGGCCGAGACGCGCTTTGACCTGCAGCGCTATGGCCCGATCTACGAGCCGGTGGCCCCGGGAGTCACGGGGTTGGACATCGCCATCAACGACGCCACCGAGTCCATGCGCCAGGACCGGCTGGCGCGGGCCGATGTGCGCTTCGGGCGCCCGGACTTCCGCGTTATCTTCACGCCGCGCGAACCAGGCGTGGTGGAGGTGCGTGGCCTCGGCCCCACTGCTGCCGAGGCCCAGGACCTGGCCAATGCCGGGGCCGAGGCCCTGGCGCGGCATGTGCGCGCTGCCGGCGGGCGCGAGATCCTGCGCAACATGCTCGGCTGGGAACTCTGGCTGGCCCTGGAACCCGAAGGCCGCCCCGCGCCCGCGCCCTTCGATGCGCTCCTGCGTGACATCCTGCGCCTGAACGCCTTCCCCATGTCGCGCGACCTGGAACCGGTATCTACCCCGCGGCTGATCGCCGACTTGCCCCGCGAAGAACTCAGCGACCTGGCCCGCGCCCTGGAGGCGCGCTACGACCTGTGGCGCTTCGCCATCAATACGCGCAATGCCACCCTCGACGCCCTGTGCGGCACGAGCGGGGCGAGTGGCACCGCGGCGCGCGAGCAGGCCCTCGACATCTGCGCCCAGGCCGATGCCAGGGCGCGTGTCGAACTGATTGAGCGGAACCGCGAAATCGCCCGTCTGCGGGCTATTCAGGCCGCCCTGGATTACGTCCTTGTCACCTACGGGGCGCGCTTCGACCCCGACCAGCCTTCGGCGGCCCACCGCGTCGCTGCGACCCTGCCTGCGGCGCCCGAACCACGTTACGTGCCCCACCTCCTGGCCCTGGCGGCCCTCTTTGGCCTGGCCATCGGCGTGGCCGGCGTGGCGATGGACCGTAGCGCCGGCATCGCTGCCCGCGTCAGCGAGATCCTGGGCTACCGTGAACTGATCCGCAACCTCGTCCT
Coding sequences:
- a CDS encoding polysaccharide deacetylase family protein translates to MVSRRLLLGATMVSLLVGVLGALIYVQQRVARCAFVPIVAAELLPNAGLVPAEATGMPAGWQRRSGGVELRGPAVDGQGFDLDGDGRALQLLGIANYVQTPPIPVQPGERYCFSGFSLTDSEQRSPTRARLVFDWRDASGATVGEAATLWQPVTLWTPEAPPRDWSRLQGSFVAPPEARSLVVRIEPASDDRIYLDAMRARRGGAALAGLAAPAPAIAAEPPRVAAWPLGRQAAVAFTFDWETAMGGLIHSRSVGDPNYDKDPEARGLRMREGVTTTLQLFRPYGVRATYYATGYNFLTGNLERRRFMGDPVFAWASPANGWVTDRWTYTPWFADDPFGTYRSHPAWYFGDLIQSLRDAGHEIQSHTFSHLYGGLADAATWAADLQAWNQAAAERGVAPATSLAFPWSGSAGMSDANWDVLERGGIRSVTRLSNQMQYNLFPTDADGVTLEPRCRWLPGREERILACPDFYLTPERVGLALRQIERAVAAGGAIDLWAHTEEVTSPEQIRAWEEVVGRVARDRRLWVAPLGEIAAWQAALAAVRVEPVAAQPDEEGVITVRLINPGAADLANLALQLPANTRRVTVNGDELVRYEQGLPAGRGWWLAAGLAAFDLPAGQTAEVRIWVTP
- a CDS encoding 3-deoxy-7-phosphoheptulonate synthase translates to MDNNPDLSRQVENLHVRELTPLQPPLELKHELPLTPTAARTVTTAREVIRRVLRGEDRRLLVVIGPCSIHDPEAALEYARRLRRIQDDLSTQLVLIMRAYLEKPRTTVGWRGLINDPHLDGSFDMQSGLHIARRLLMEINELGIPVATEMLDPISPQYLDDQISLATIGARTSEAQTHRALASGVSMPVGFKNGTDGGIEAAVNACVSAAASHSFLGIDDRGRSAVVKTTGNPDSFVILRGGRHGPNYYPEYVVRAARLMREASLRPAVMIDCSHGNAGGDYRRQETVWYNVVEQVIHGPTPIIGMMVESNLEEGKQPFVADRSKLRYGVSVTDGCVGWAATELMLHEARLALERAR
- a CDS encoding ABC transporter permease yields the protein MARTFEQGAGPLARLRASFGLLGAPLLGMKLYHWLWLLLAITGTLAVAAPRALSQPVIYVAQAETRFDLQRYGPIYEPVAPGVTGLDIAINDATESMRQDRLARADVRFGRPDFRVIFTPREPGVVEVRGLGPTAAEAQDLANAGAEALARHVRAAGGREILRNMLGWELWLALEPEGRPAPAPFDALLRDILRLNAFPMSRDLEPVSTPRLIADLPREELSDLARALEARYDLWRFAINTRNATLDALCGTSGASGTAAREQALDICAQADARARVELIERNREIARLRAIQAALDYVLVTYGARFDPDQPSAAHRVAATLPAAPEPRYVPHLLALAALFGLAIGVAGVAMDRSAGIAARVSEILGYRELIRNLVLRDLRARYKGSALGYLWTQLAPLGMMLVYVLVFSLLLPGSIAMFPIFLIVALLPWNFTAEAVTAGARSVIDNAALIKKVYFPREVLPLTAVFSSMVNYLLSLPMMLLLMIVVQLLTIGRLNFAWTFAYLPVLLIIQVIMLSGMALFLGAVAVFFRDVVHLVGILVSIWFFLTPVIYPLGVFGDGLAARLVRWLNPMASLIEFYREILYGNPVPTGQIPTPGLPALDSVLRVSITAGLFLVIGMWVFQRAARNFGEAL